A region of Saccharococcus thermophilus DNA encodes the following proteins:
- a CDS encoding AAA family ATPase — translation MLKEVHYKNWKSFSNATLYIDPLTVLIGTNASGKSNALDGIAFLSRVVQGKELQTILSGDSALLLEANIQAIRGGVEWAAKHPHSSFTLEAVIEGDEETDYHYSIEVSTKSDVELVSESLVKIDRKMNKRTKLFTATAEEDSPTVAASVYNGRRPKKKPFKRSVSVISQLKNQETHPEVDEAIQLVVHTLENVFILDPAPALMRDYKPFSNRLASNASNVAGVLAALPKEEKKQTEKLLSKYVSRLPEGDVQRVWAEPVGRFKTDAMLYCEEQWPGSDKKLIVDARGMSDGTLRFIGILTALLTRPKGSLIVIEEIDNGLHPSRAGILIDMLNEIGTDRQIDILMTTHNPALLDELGPEMIPFIIVAHRSMEDGASELTPLEDIQSLPKLLAGGSIGKLVAEGEIEETLSWQGSEER, via the coding sequence ATGTTGAAAGAAGTTCATTATAAAAATTGGAAAAGTTTTTCTAATGCAACATTATACATTGATCCGTTAACAGTTTTGATTGGAACGAATGCAAGCGGAAAATCGAACGCGTTGGACGGTATCGCTTTTTTGAGCCGAGTGGTACAAGGAAAAGAGCTACAGACGATTTTATCGGGAGATTCTGCTCTTCTTTTAGAAGCGAATATTCAAGCGATACGCGGTGGTGTTGAATGGGCTGCTAAGCATCCACATTCTTCTTTTACATTAGAAGCGGTCATCGAAGGCGATGAAGAAACAGACTATCATTATAGCATTGAAGTGAGTACAAAATCCGATGTGGAGCTTGTTTCAGAGTCATTAGTGAAAATAGATAGAAAAATGAACAAACGGACAAAATTATTCACTGCTACAGCAGAGGAAGACAGCCCGACGGTTGCTGCTTCAGTTTATAATGGAAGACGCCCAAAAAAGAAACCGTTCAAACGTTCTGTATCGGTTATTAGCCAATTAAAAAACCAAGAAACACATCCTGAAGTGGATGAAGCTATACAACTTGTTGTGCATACATTGGAAAATGTTTTTATATTAGATCCCGCTCCTGCTTTGATGCGTGATTATAAACCGTTTTCCAACCGCCTTGCGAGCAATGCCTCTAATGTAGCAGGAGTGCTGGCGGCATTGCCGAAAGAAGAAAAGAAACAAACGGAAAAATTGCTTTCAAAATACGTCTCCCGCCTTCCGGAAGGAGATGTCCAGCGAGTTTGGGCGGAGCCGGTCGGCCGTTTTAAAACAGATGCGATGCTGTACTGTGAAGAGCAATGGCCGGGAAGCGACAAAAAGTTGATTGTCGATGCGCGCGGCATGTCGGATGGCACGCTACGTTTTATCGGAATTTTGACGGCATTATTGACCCGTCCGAAGGGAAGTCTTATTGTGATCGAAGAAATTGATAATGGCCTACACCCTTCCCGTGCGGGGATTTTAATTGATATGTTAAATGAAATTGGCACCGATCGGCAAATTGATATTTTAATGACAACACACAATCCAGCGTTACTCGATGAGTTAGGGCCAGAAATGATCCCGTTTATTATTGTTGCTCATCGTTCGATGGAGGACGGGGCAAGTGAATTGACACCATTAGAAGATATTCAATCGTTGCCGAAGCTTCTTGCAGGCGGATCGATTGGCAAGCTAGTAGCAGAAGGTGAAATCGAAGAAACGCTGTCGTGGCAAGGAAGTGAGGAGCGGTGA